From a single Methanophagales archaeon genomic region:
- a CDS encoding EamA family transporter, with the protein MLMQWFILALIASILWAVVVIVDKFILTHYIKDAVSYQVFLTLTMLPFLIFLLPFTSHSTNSSTPTILPVIIILLGVAMGLVYVLYNKALMIEEVSRVTPLFYLSPLFVLLFSFMFIGEGLSLRRYVGIGLMVFSAISVSVSLRGRNRDSHRQSHSHSLHIALSPALLMILVLDIMNAGKDVISKLILSHLDYLSYLFWFLLGNIAGRPFLLLIPHNREKTLMIIKTLPPKVYLLSFISSSLAWAGYVLYFKAVSMTYISLVSAIPTTQPFLVFIFATLLGLFYPGLIEEKTDRRSLTIKGIAAVSVLIGAYLILS; encoded by the coding sequence ATGCTTATGCAATGGTTTATCTTAGCCCTTATTGCATCTATACTCTGGGCAGTTGTTGTAATAGTGGATAAATTCATTCTGACACATTATATCAAAGATGCCGTCTCCTATCAGGTCTTCCTCACACTCACCATGCTGCCGTTCCTCATTTTCCTGCTTCCTTTCACCTCTCACAGTACCAATAGTTCCACTCCCACCATACTTCCCGTTATTATCATTCTACTCGGAGTAGCCATGGGGCTGGTATATGTGCTTTACAACAAAGCACTGATGATAGAAGAGGTATCAAGGGTGACACCGCTATTTTATCTCTCTCCACTCTTTGTACTGCTATTCTCGTTCATGTTCATTGGTGAAGGACTCTCTTTGAGGAGATATGTGGGTATAGGACTGATGGTCTTCAGTGCAATCTCCGTATCCGTATCTTTAAGGGGAAGGAATAGGGACAGTCACAGGCAGAGTCACTCGCACTCCTTGCATATCGCGCTCTCTCCTGCGCTCCTCATGATACTGGTCCTTGATATAATGAATGCGGGTAAGGATGTGATCTCGAAGCTCATACTCTCACATCTGGATTATCTCTCTTACCTCTTCTGGTTCCTGCTTGGTAATATCGCCGGTAGACCCTTTCTACTCCTCATACCCCATAACCGCGAGAAGACGCTCATGATTATTAAAACATTACCCCCAAAGGTCTACCTGCTCTCTTTTATCAGCTCCTCACTCGCATGGGCTGGCTATGTATTGTATTTCAAGGCGGTATCCATGACTTATATCTCGCTTGTGAGTGCGATACCGACAACACAGCCATTTCTCGTATTCATATTCGCCACTCTACTCGGATTGTTCTATCCCGGGCTGATAGAAGAGAAGACAGATCGGCGGTCCCTAACCATAAAAGGGATTGCCGCTGTTAGCGTCTTGATTGGTGCATATCTGATTCTGTCATGA